In the genome of Solibacillus silvestris, one region contains:
- a CDS encoding BioY family transporter, which translates to METVHKTQSFKTIDLIYSALFATLIMIGANITSFVPFLTVGGVPITLQAFFAILAGLVLGSKKGAIACAVYMFIGLAGAPVFSKFTGGFSAILLPTFGFIVTFIISAYIAGKIAEKFQTRLAYIIGALIAMAVNYIIGTTWMYFAYTLWASAPEGFTFKMAWLWMIPPMPKDIILSIFAGFFAYRIQKILKILPIK; encoded by the coding sequence ATGGAGACTGTTCACAAAACACAAAGCTTTAAAACAATCGATTTAATTTACAGTGCACTTTTTGCGACACTTATTATGATCGGGGCAAATATTACATCATTTGTACCTTTTCTAACGGTCGGTGGTGTACCGATAACATTACAGGCATTTTTTGCCATACTAGCAGGTTTAGTGCTTGGATCAAAAAAAGGAGCCATCGCTTGTGCAGTTTATATGTTTATCGGTCTTGCAGGGGCACCGGTGTTCTCTAAATTCACAGGCGGATTTTCGGCGATTCTACTTCCGACTTTCGGCTTCATTGTAACATTTATTATAAGTGCATATATTGCCGGTAAAATTGCCGAAAAGTTTCAAACACGACTTGCCTATATTATTGGTGCACTTATAGCAATGGCGGTTAACTATATTATAGGAACAACATGGATGTATTTTGCCTATACATTATGGGCATCCGCTCCAGAAGGTTTTACGTTTAAAATGGCATGGCTTTGGATGATTCCGCCAATGCCAAAAGATATTATTCTTTCAATTTTCGCAGGATTCTTTGCATATCGTATTCAAAAAATCCTGAAAATCCTACCTATTAAATAA
- a CDS encoding universal stress protein UspA, whose product MANHYQNIVVAVDGSEISELAFKKSIDITKRNIGSTLHIIHVIDTSFSTSFDMLYDNMVELVRKHGEVLLDRYELEAKEAGIPAINKILTKGTPKTILARKLSEHAPADIIICGATGSNAVEQMFMGSTTEAIVRHATCDVLIVRTP is encoded by the coding sequence ATGGCAAATCATTATCAAAATATTGTTGTTGCAGTAGATGGTTCAGAAATAAGCGAACTCGCTTTTAAAAAATCGATTGATATAACAAAACGAAATATTGGCTCGACTTTACATATTATCCATGTAATCGATACGAGCTTCTCCACATCTTTTGATATGCTTTATGATAATATGGTTGAATTGGTTCGCAAACATGGCGAAGTTTTACTAGACCGCTATGAATTGGAAGCAAAAGAAGCAGGCATTCCTGCGATCAATAAGATTTTAACAAAAGGCACGCCCAAAACAATTTTAGCAAGAAAGCTTTCAGAGCATGCACCTGCAGATATTATCATATGTGGTGCAACCGGCTCGAATGCGGTCGAGCAGATGTTCATGGGCTCCACTACGGAAGCAATCGTTCGGCATGCAACATGCGATGTTTTAATTGTACGGACACCGTAA
- a CDS encoding carboxynorspermidine decarboxylase — protein MAEIKNTKKSVMAAALEKETGIDWSKAPSPAFVVDERLLERNLKLLKSVQDRTNCDILLALKGFSMWSTFPMARNYLAGITSSSLFEARLGFEEFGKEVHAYAPAYAEHEIDEYLTYVDHIVFNSFDQLNKYKDKVLNHEKNISIGLRVNPGYSEVETPLYDPCYINSRLGIPVESFRPDELDGVEGIHFHAMCEQGAEVLERILVHFEEKYGEYLHQMKWINFGGGHHITKPGYDVELLVSLINRIQETYGVKVILEPGEAIALNTGYLVATVLDIVQNGMELAIVDSSATCHMPDTLEMPYRAHIIGSGQPNEKAYTYRLGGMTCLAGDIIGDYSFDEPLQAGDKLVFTDMAHYTMVKTHMFNGVNLPSICTYNEQDGVKVIRTFQYEDYRNRLS, from the coding sequence ATGGCAGAAATTAAAAACACGAAAAAATCTGTGATGGCAGCTGCTCTTGAAAAAGAAACAGGCATTGACTGGTCAAAAGCACCATCTCCCGCCTTCGTAGTGGACGAGCGATTACTTGAGCGCAATTTAAAACTGTTAAAATCCGTACAAGATCGTACGAATTGTGATATTTTACTTGCACTTAAAGGGTTTTCTATGTGGTCAACATTCCCGATGGCGCGCAATTATTTAGCGGGGATTACATCTTCTTCATTATTTGAAGCACGTCTTGGCTTTGAAGAATTCGGCAAGGAAGTACACGCGTATGCCCCTGCTTATGCAGAGCATGAAATCGATGAATATTTAACTTATGTCGACCATATTGTATTTAACTCATTTGATCAGTTAAATAAATACAAAGACAAAGTGTTAAATCACGAGAAAAATATTTCAATCGGTTTACGTGTAAATCCAGGATATTCAGAAGTGGAAACACCTTTGTATGACCCTTGCTATATTAACTCGCGATTAGGTATTCCGGTGGAGTCATTCCGTCCGGATGAACTTGACGGTGTTGAAGGTATTCACTTCCATGCAATGTGTGAGCAGGGTGCAGAGGTTTTGGAGCGTATTTTAGTACACTTTGAAGAGAAATATGGCGAATACTTGCATCAAATGAAGTGGATTAACTTTGGCGGCGGACACCATATTACGAAGCCAGGTTATGATGTCGAGCTATTAGTCAGCTTAATCAACCGCATTCAGGAAACATATGGCGTAAAAGTGATTTTAGAGCCAGGTGAAGCAATTGCGCTTAATACAGGATATTTAGTGGCAACAGTACTTGATATCGTACAAAACGGTATGGAGCTTGCGATTGTCGACTCTTCAGCTACTTGCCATATGCCGGATACACTTGAAATGCCTTATCGCGCACACATTATCGGTTCGGGTCAGCCAAACGAGAAAGCTTACACATATCGTTTAGGCGGTATGACTTGCTTAGCAGGTGACATTATCGGAGACTATTCTTTTGATGAGCCGCTACAAGCAGGCGACAAACTTGTCTTTACGGACATGGCCCATTATACAATGGTAAAAACGCATATGTTCAATGGTGTAAATCTGCCAAGTATTTGCACTTACAATGAACAAGATGGTGTAAAAGTTATTCGTACTTTCCAATACGAAGACTACCGTAACCGTCTATCTTAA